From the genome of Helicoverpa zea isolate HzStark_Cry1AcR chromosome 1, ilHelZeax1.1, whole genome shotgun sequence, one region includes:
- the LOC124645964 gene encoding uncharacterized protein LOC124645964: MYSTWTVPQLKKELKERGASLRGKKADLIERLEIYDQNFNFGNRENVETDDPAMKLPSNECYRDINSHTKLPPLNKTQIRHYLSYTSKKMDKVAQLYESRHLVTARSHTSSNETYIKGICRKSMKKLHYSVDIKFDEYGNIMEAHCECPAGSGNNASCKHVAVLLFGIEHMVHAKQILLFETCTQKLQQFHVPTSRYSGTPIRAEKLTQRRNLPVIFEPYPVNKINKINYDSRVRSLVLNFPNSSMPLKQMYEPANPYSLETDHNYTLY, from the exons ATGTATTCTACATGGACAGTTCCTCAACTGAAAAAGGAATTGAAGGAACGAGGTGCTTCTTTACGTGGAAAAAAAGCAGACCTAATCGAAAG ATTGGAGATTTACGACCAGAATTTCAACTTCGGAAATCGGGAAAATGTTGAAACAGACGATCCAGCGATGAAATTACCTTCTAATGAGTGCTACCGTGACATAAATAGTCACACAAAATTACCtccattaaataaaacacaaataagaCATTATTTATCATA CACTAGCAAAAAAATGGATAAAGTGGCTCAACTGTATGAATCTCGACACTTAGTTACAGCACGATCCCACacctcatcaaatgaaacataTATCAAAGGGATTTGCAGAAAAAGTATGAAGAAACTGCATTATAGTGTAGATATTAAATTCGATGAATATGGGAACATCATGGAAGCACACTGTGAGTGTCCAGCAGGTAGCGGAAATAATGCTTCATGTAAACATGTTGCTGTTCTTTTATTTGGCATAGAACATATGGTACATgcaaaacaaattttattatttgaaacctGCACTCAGAAGTTGCAGCAATTTCATGTACCAACATCTCGATATTCAGGAACACCTATCCGTGCAGAAAAATTGACACAGAGACGAAATTTGCCAGTAATATTTGAGCCCTAtcctgtcaataaaataaacaaaatcaactaTGATAGTAGGGTTCGAAGTTTGGTTTTAAATTTCCCTAATAGCTCCATGCCTCTCAAACAAATGTATGAACCTGCCAATCCCTATAGCTTAGAGACAGATCACAATTATACTCTATATTGA
- the LOC124645958 gene encoding uncharacterized protein LOC124645958, translating into MTRCCVPNCSETATHQFPKDEKLKRKWLKAIRRVNFVPKSGSRLCRKHFKESDYVMISKYTGVEHQHKHLKKSAVPSLFPWNVKPVSKQSEDREERLKVRNCKKSLFQEAASSQNRDIEPFQDVLCSEQDENIGNIGQYVDILTEGSAHQNACNVTDTTKIMKNEATQTSSIMKIFSTDLLVTDNDSVNFYTGLETYQKFSLVLSTLMPMANDIKYRWSRVICLSIEEQFLMLLIKLRRNKPDFELGKMFGVSKTEVSNVIITWINFVNDLWSLINIWPSRELVNFYMPNSFKTNYPSTRIIIDGTEIPIQKPSQPDAQKASFSQYKHKNTLKFLVGSSPGGLFTYCSGAYAGSTSDRQIVERSSLFEKCEPGDSIMADRGFNVQDLFASKGVGINIPTFLKGKSQIPGVLLKQDQKLASQRVHIERLIGLSKTYKILTSELNQYYIPLASKIFFICMMLCNFREGIVNKNIN; encoded by the exons atgacacGTTGCTGTGTTCCAAATTGTTCTGAAACCGCTACCCACCAATTCCCTAAGGATGAGAAACTAAAAAGAAAGTGGCTAAAAGCAATCCGTCGTGTGAATTTCGTACCTAAAAGTGGTTCTAGGTTATGtcgaaaacattttaaagaaagcGACTATGTAATGATTAGTAAATACACAG GGGTAGAACATCAGcataaacatttgaaaaagtCTGCTGTACCTTCTCTTTTTCCATGGAATGTAAAACCTGTTTCCAAACAATCAGAGGACAGAGAAGAACGATTGAAAGTTCGCAATTGTAAGAAAAGCCTTTTCCAAGAAGCAGCTTCTTCGCAAAACAGGGATATTGAACCATTTCAGGATGTACTGTGTTCTGAACAGGATGAAAATATTGGTAATATTGGTCAATATGTGGATATTTTAACTGAAGGTTCCGCACATCAAAATGCTTGTAATGTtactgatacaacaaaaataatgaaaaatgaagCAACGCAAACATCAAGCATTATGAAAATCTTCTCTACTGATTTATTGGTGACTGATAATGATTCAGTAAATTTTTATACAGGCCTGGAAACTTACCAAAAGTTTTCATTAGTATTATCTACTTTAATGCCTATGGctaatgatataaaatatagaTGGAGCAGAGTTATATGTTTGTCCATAGAAGAACAATTTTTAATGTTGCTTATTAAATTAAGAAGAAATAAACCTGATTTTGAGCTAGGAAAAATGTTTGGTGTAAGCAAAACAGAGGTTTCAAATGTGATTATTACCtggattaattttgttaatgacCTTTGGAGTCTCATTAATATCTGGCCATCTCGTGAGCTAGTCAACTTTTATATGcctaattcttttaaaactaaTTATCCTTCAACAAGAATAATTATAGATGGAACAGAAATTCCCATACAAAAACCTAGCCAACCTGATGCTCAAAAAGCTTCTTTCAGtcaatataaacacaaaaatactttgaaattcTTAGTCGGGTCATCACCTGGTGGGTTATTTACTTATTGTTCAGGAGCATATGCTGGATCTACAAGTGACCGCCAAATTGTGGAACGCAGCAGTCTTTTCGAGAAGTGTGAACCAGGAGACAGCATTATGGCAGACCGTGGTTTCAATGTTCAAGATTTATTTGCTAGTAAAGGTGTAGGAATAAATATTCCTAcatttttaaaaggaaaatcCCAAATTCCTGGAGTATTATTAAAACAAGACCAGAAACTAGCCAGTCAACGGGTTCATATAGAAAGACTTATTGGTTTatctaaaacatataaaatactaacaagTGAACTTAACCAGTATTATATTCCTTTAGCCTCTAAGATATTTTTCATTTGCATGATGTTATGTAATTTCAGGGAaggaatagtaaataaaaacataaattaa